A window of the Gossypium hirsutum isolate 1008001.06 chromosome A03, Gossypium_hirsutum_v2.1, whole genome shotgun sequence genome harbors these coding sequences:
- the LOC107942029 gene encoding 50S ribosomal protein L25, with protein sequence MATLIHRTLSHSHKTLHLRFFSQAALALDQSSSPSPLTYLEAFPKPDPKYAETILAIPRSTSGKNISTKERKVGRVPSIVFEQEDGQHGGNKRLISVQTNQIRKLVKHLGQSFFLSRLFDLEVRSEFGTGDLIEKVRVLPRMLHLHAGTDAPLNVTFIRAPSNALLKVDIPLVFRGEDVCPGIRKGLFLNTIKRTVKFLCPPDIIPPYIDVDLSELDGGQKLLVGDLKVHPALKFLRSKDEPVCKIMGARVSDQQRKK encoded by the exons ATGGCTACGTTAATCCACCGTACACTATCCCATTCCCACAAAACCCTTCATCTCCGTTTCTTCTCTCAAGCCGCTCTTGCTTTAGACCAATCATCTTCACCATCTCCATTAACCTACCTTGAAGCTTTCCCCAAACCTGATCCTAAATACGCCGAGACTATTCTTGCCATTCCACGTTCAACCTCCGGCAAAAACATCTCTACCAAAGAAAGGAAAGTGGGTCGAGTCCCAAGCATCGTTTTCGAACAAGAAGATGGTCAACATGGAGGCAATAAGAGACTCATATCTGTTCAAACTAATCAGATCAGAAAACTGGTTAAGCATCTGGGTCAATCGTTTTTTCTCTCTAGGCTTTTTGATCTTGAAGTTCGATCGGAGTTTGGGACTGGTGATTTGATTGAGAAAGTTCGGGTTCTTCCTAGAATG CTTCATTTGCATGCGGGGACTGATGCACCTCTTAATGTAACCTTCATACGGGCACCTTCCAATGCTTTGCTGAAAGTGGATATTCCTCTTGTGTTTAGAGGAGAAGATGTATGCCCTGGAATAAGGAAAG gGTTGTTCTTGAATACTATCAAGAGAACTGTTAAGTTCCTATGCCCGCCAGACATTATTCCTCCATATATTGATGTTGATTTAAGCGAGTTGGATGGTGGTCAGAAGTTGTTAGTAGGAGACCTCAAGGTTCATCCTGCTCTAAAGTTTCTTCGGTCGAAAGACGAGCCTGTTTGTAAGATTATGGGAGCTAGAGTTTCggaccaacaaaggaagaaataa
- the LOC107942027 gene encoding mitogen-activated protein kinase kinase 10 produces the protein MALVRERRHQQGLRLSLPPLPAADFLQQSHYTALLSAIGPTSPDIESLSDLERLSVIGHGNGGTVYKVRNRKSSSVYALKVLRFDQNTAIRHQAACEAEILKRVDSQFVVKCFAVFDTIGGELCFVMEHMERGSLYDELRVRANLPEDVISGIARSVLRGLQYLHGMQIVHGDIKPSNLLINGKGEVKIADFGVSKIVVGTRNAYDTFMGTCAYMSPERVDPERWNGGNADGFVGDIWSLGVVVLECCVGRYPLIGFGEKPDWAALMCAICFGERPQMPETVSPYFRSFVRRCLEKDWRNRGTVDELLHHPFVNGTFELR, from the coding sequence ATGGCACTAGTTAGGGAGAGAAGGCACCAACAGGGACTCCGGTTATCGCTACCACCATTGCCGGCAGCCGATTTCCTGCAACAGTCTCATTACACGGCATTGTTATCTGCCATTGGTCCAACATCTCCAGACATCGAAAGCCTCTCTGACCTTGAAAGGCTCTCGGTTATCGGCCATGGCAATGGTGGCACTGTTTACAAAGTCCGGAACCGTAAAAGCTCCTCTGTTTACGCGTTGAAAGTACTTCGTTTTGATCAAAACACCGCCATAAGACATCAAGCGGCATGCGAAGCTGAAATCTTGAAAAGGGTTGATTCGCAATTTGTTGTGAAATGCTTCGCGGTGTTCGATACTATTGGAGGAGAGCTTTGTTTCGTTATGGAACATATGGAAAGAGGATCGTTATACGACGAACTTCGGGTGAGGGCAAATTTGCCTGAAGATGTAATTTCGGGGATAGCCCGAAGTGTCTTGCGAGGGTTACAATACCTACACGGAATGCAAATCGTGCATGGTGATATAAAACCATCGAACCTATTGATAAATGGGAAAGGAGAAGTGAAGATCGCAGATTTTGGAGTGAGTAAGATTGTCGTAGGCACACGAAACGCCTACGATACGTTCATGGGAACATGCGCTTACATGAGCCCTGAAAGGGTCGATCCTGAGAGGTGGAATGGGGGTAATGCTGATGGTTTCGTTGGCGATATTTGGTCGCTAGGTGTGGTAGTGTTGGAATGTTGTGTCGGTCGTTATCCGTTAATCGGTTTCGGAGAAAAACCCGACTGGGCAGCATTGATGTGCGCTATATGCTTCGGAGAAAGGCCGCAGATGCCAGAAACGGTTTCACCATATTTTAGGAGCTTTGTGAGAAGGTGTTTGGAGAAAGATTGGAGAAACAGAGGGACAGTGGATGAGCTTCTTCATCACCCTTTTGTGAATGGCACTTTTGAATTGCGATGA
- the LOC107942028 gene encoding syntaxin-22: MLSSFFSLTAFSPCLLFSHPLSRKNLISKFSRESEGLLQTQLYSGAVIMSFRDLEAGRPLVSRQNLINGKQDATQAVASGIFQINTAVTTFQRLVNTLGTPKDTPELREKLHKTRLHIGQLVKDTSAKLKQASETDHSAGISASKKVADAKLAKDFQAVLKEFQKAQRLAAERETSYAPSVPKAVLPSSYSADEVDVDSDGGAVQQAFLLESRRQKVLLLDNEIAFNEAVIEEREQGIQEIQQQIGEVNEIFKDLAVLVHEQGTMIDDIGTHIENSRAATIQAKSQLAKAAKTQRSNSSLTCLLMVIFGIVILIVVILLVV; encoded by the exons ATgttgtcttcttttttttctttaacagCCTTCTCGCCGTGTTTGTTATTTTCCCACCCTCTTTCCCGAAAAAatttaatctcaaaattttctagGGAAAGCGAGGGTTTATTACAAACACAGCTATATAGTGGAGCAGTAATCATGAGCTTTCGAGATCTGGAAGCCGGACGGCCATTGGTGTCGAGGCAAAACCTGATCAACGGCAAGCAAGACGCCACGCAAGCAGTGGCCTCTGGCATTTTCCAGATCAACACCGCAGTCACCACCTTTCAGCGGCTCGTCAACACCCTCGGTACTCCTAAGGATACGCCTGAGCTCCGAGAAAAGCT GCATAAAACAAGGCTACATATTGGGCAATTAGTGAAGGACACTTCGGCTAAACTTAAACAAGCTAGTGAAACAGATCACAGTGCCGGAATTAGT GCCAGCAAGAAGGTAGCAGATGCTAAACTTGCAAAAGATTTTCAAGCAGTTTTGAAAGAGTTTCAGAAGGCTCAACGACTTGCAGCTGAAAGGGAAACATCATACGCTCCATCTGTTCCCAAGGCAGTTCTTCCTTCAAG TTACTCGGCTGATGAGGTAGATGTAGATTCAGATGGAGGGGCTGTACAGCAAGCCTTTCTTCTGGAATCAAGAAG ACAGAAGGTTTTGCTGTTGGATAATGAGATCGCATTTAATGAGGCTGTCATTGAAGAAAGAGAACAAGGAATTCAAGAAATTCAGCAGCAAATTGGTGAGGTGAATGAGATCTTCAAAGATCTCGCAGTGCTAGTACATGAGCAAGGAACTATGATTG ATGACATTGGGACTCATATCGAGAATTCACGGGCTGCCACTATACAGGCTAAATCCCAACTTGCAAAAGCTGCAAAGACTCAGAGATCAAATTCTTCCCTG ACCTGCTTGCTTATGGTGATATTCGGAATCGTGATTCTGATTGTGGTCATACTACTAGTGGTCTAA
- the LOC107942016 gene encoding binding partner of ACD11 1 isoform X2 → MQRGDEGSQIAYITFKDLQGAETAVLLSGATIVGLSVSISLAPDYKLPPAAFAQPPATQNKTPSGADSTIRKAEDVVTGMLAKGFILGKDTINKAKTFDEKHQLTSTASAKVASFDKKIGFTEKIQAGTTVITDKVKEMDQKFHVSEKTKSAFATAEQKVSGAGSAIMKNKYISAGATWVTDAFNKVAKAAGDVGQKTKEKVGAAEEERKRKVVDDFAQIHLSESPKDSASSKQPSKPAPAQGLIL, encoded by the exons ATGCAGAG AGGTGATGAAGGGTCTCAAATTGCATATATTACTTTCAAGGATTTGCAAGGAGCAGAGACCGCTGTTCTTCTTTCG GGAGCAACGATAGTTGGTCTATCTGTTAGCATTTCTTTAGCTCCAGATTACAAGCTGCCTCCGGCCGCTTTCGCACAGCCCCCT GCAACACAAAATAAAACTCCAAGTGGTGCTGATTCGACTATTAGAAAAGCTGAGGATGTTGTCACCGGCATGCTTGCTAAGGGCTTCATCTTAGGCAAAGATACAATCAACAAGGCAAAAACCTTTGACGAGAAGCACCAATTAACATCGACAGCCTCAGCCAAAGTTGCATCCTTCGACAAGAAAATTGGGTTCACCGAGAAGATACAGGCCGGCACTACCGTTATTACTGACAAAGTAAAAGAAATGGATCAAAAGTTCCACGTTTCGGAGAAAACAAAATCCGCATTTGCCACTGCTGAGCAAAAGGTCAGCGGTGCAGGATCTGCCATTATGAAGAACAAGTACATATCCGCCGGTGCTACATGGGTAACGGATGCTTTCAATAAGGTTGCAAAAGCAGCGGGAGACGTTGGccaaaagacaaaagaaaaagtGGGAGCAGCTGAAGAAGAACGAAAACGGAAAGTGGTTGATGACTTTGCGCAGATTCATTTATCCGAGTCCCCGAAAGATTCTGCCTCGAGTAAACAACCATCTAAGCCTGCACCTGCACAAGGTTTGATCCTTTGA
- the LOC107942026 gene encoding heat shock factor protein HSF8 has product MDGVSSSGNSQNDASTSGGESQTTAQPQTAPKPVPVQSVNTPPPFLSKTYDMVDDPATDAIVSWSPSNNSFVVWNPPEFARDLLPKYFKHNNFSSFVRQLNTYGFRKVDPDRWEFANEGFLRGQKHLLRNISRRKPAHGHGHQQTQQSHGQSSSVGACVEVGKFGLEEEVERLKRDKNVLMQELVRLRQQQQATDNQLQAMVQRLQGMEQRQQQMMSFLAKAMQSPGFLAQFVQQQNESNRRISEANKKRRLKQDGNDTSAASDGQIIKYQPLNEAKEMLMQIMKGDSSPRLDSFNKNHENFLIGDGVSASSGLDGGNSASRVSGVTLKEVPPTSGCSTYVPATSWIPGYSPSAAISEIQPSPCTTSSEEITTSRFPDMSALVGAQKPASMSIPQTDISMPEASEMPEMVQESIVDIPAENYVESETGNGGFIDPSTLVVNGSIPFQLDDLPDIDAFWEDLLVPSPEPEDIESTPMDSKGEGNEGQPMDKGWDESQHMDNLTEQMGHLGSDNNGS; this is encoded by the exons ATGGATGGAGTGAGTAGCAGTGGAAACAGCCAAAACGATGCGTCGACGAGCGGCGGAGAATCTCAAACGACGGCGCAACCTCAAACGGCGCCGAAACCGGTGCCGGTGCAAAGTGTTAACACTCCACCTCCTTTCCTGAGTAAGACTTACGATATGGTGGATGATCCTGCTACCGATGCTATAGTTTCTTGGAGCCCATCTAACAATAGCTTCGTTGTTTGGAACCCGCCGGAGTTCGCACGGGATCTTTTGCCTAAGTATTTCAAGCATAACAACTTCTCAAGCTTCGTCAGGCAACTAAACACTTAC GGTTTTCGAAAGGTTGATCCAGACCGTTGGGAATTTGCAAATGAGGGATTTTTAAGAGGTCAGAAACACCTACTTCGAAACATTAGCCGGCGAAAGCCAGCTCATGGCCACGGTCATCAGCAGACACAGCAATCACATGGACAGAGTTCATCTGTGGGTGCCTGTGTTGAGGTTGGGAAATTTGGGCTTGAGGAAGAGGTTGAGAGGCTTAAGAGAGACAAGAATGTCCTTATGCAGGAACTTGTTAGGTTGAGGCAGCAGCAACAGGCTACTGATAACCAGCTGCAGGCCATGGTGCAACGTCTTCAGGGGATGGAGCAGCGTCAGCAGCAGATGATGTCATTCTTAGCAAAGGCTATGCAGAGCCCTGGCTTTTTGGCTCAATTTGTCCAGCAACAAAATGAGAGCAATAGGCGCATAAGTGAAGCCAACAAGAAAAGGAGGCTCAAACAGGATGGTAATGATACTTCTGCTGCATCTGATGGACAGATTATTAAATATCAACCTTTGAATGAGGCGAAAGAAATGCTGATGCAGATTATGAAAGGGGATTCCTCTCCCAGGCTGGACTCCTTTAACAAGAATCATGAGAATTTCCTGATCGGTGATGGTGTGTCAGCATCCAGTGGATTGGATGGTGGTAACTCTGCAAGCCGTGTTTCAGGGGTGACTCTTAAAGAGGTCCCACCAACTTCAGGGTGTTCAACGTATGTGCCAGCTACTTCATGGATTCCGGGGTATAGTCCCTCAGCTGCAATATCTGAAATACAACCTTCCCCATGTACAACATCCTCCGAAGAAATTACAACATCGCGATTTCCAGATATGAGTGCACTTGTTGGAGCACAAAAGCCAGCATCCATGTCCATTCCGCAGACAGATATAAGTATGCCTGAGGCTTCTGAAATGCCGGAAATGGTCCAAGAAAGCATTGTTGATATACCAGCAGAAAATTACGTGGAATCTGAAACTGGGAATGGTGGATTTATTGATCCCTCTACATTAGTTGTAAATGGTTCAATTCCCTTCCAACTTGATGACCTTCCTGACATAgatgccttttgggaagaccttctTGTGCCAAGTCCAGAGCCTGAGGATATTGAATCAACGCCAATGGATAGTAAAGGCGAGGGAAATGAAGGGCAGCCAATGGACAAAGGATGGGACGAATCTCAGCATATGGATAATCTTACAGAACAAATGGGTCATCTTGGATCTGATAACAACGGGTCATAA
- the LOC107942016 gene encoding binding partner of ACD11 1 isoform X1 — MASIKTIKVSNISLEATERDIKEFFSFSGDIENVEMQRGDEGSQIAYITFKDLQGAETAVLLSGATIVGLSVSISLAPDYKLPPAAFAQPPATQNKTPSGADSTIRKAEDVVTGMLAKGFILGKDTINKAKTFDEKHQLTSTASAKVASFDKKIGFTEKIQAGTTVITDKVKEMDQKFHVSEKTKSAFATAEQKVSGAGSAIMKNKYISAGATWVTDAFNKVAKAAGDVGQKTKEKVGAAEEERKRKVVDDFAQIHLSESPKDSASSKQPSKPAPAQGLIL; from the exons ATGGCATCG ATTAAGACCATTAAAGTCAGCAATATTTCTTTAGAAGCAACCGAGCGAGACATCAAAGAGTTCTTTTCCTTTTCTGGTGATATTGAAAATGTCGAAATGCAGAG AGGTGATGAAGGGTCTCAAATTGCATATATTACTTTCAAGGATTTGCAAGGAGCAGAGACCGCTGTTCTTCTTTCG GGAGCAACGATAGTTGGTCTATCTGTTAGCATTTCTTTAGCTCCAGATTACAAGCTGCCTCCGGCCGCTTTCGCACAGCCCCCT GCAACACAAAATAAAACTCCAAGTGGTGCTGATTCGACTATTAGAAAAGCTGAGGATGTTGTCACCGGCATGCTTGCTAAGGGCTTCATCTTAGGCAAAGATACAATCAACAAGGCAAAAACCTTTGACGAGAAGCACCAATTAACATCGACAGCCTCAGCCAAAGTTGCATCCTTCGACAAGAAAATTGGGTTCACCGAGAAGATACAGGCCGGCACTACCGTTATTACTGACAAAGTAAAAGAAATGGATCAAAAGTTCCACGTTTCGGAGAAAACAAAATCCGCATTTGCCACTGCTGAGCAAAAGGTCAGCGGTGCAGGATCTGCCATTATGAAGAACAAGTACATATCCGCCGGTGCTACATGGGTAACGGATGCTTTCAATAAGGTTGCAAAAGCAGCGGGAGACGTTGGccaaaagacaaaagaaaaagtGGGAGCAGCTGAAGAAGAACGAAAACGGAAAGTGGTTGATGACTTTGCGCAGATTCATTTATCCGAGTCCCCGAAAGATTCTGCCTCGAGTAAACAACCATCTAAGCCTGCACCTGCACAAGGTTTGATCCTTTGA